A single region of the Hylaeus volcanicus isolate JK05 chromosome 5, UHH_iyHylVolc1.0_haploid, whole genome shotgun sequence genome encodes:
- the LOC128877704 gene encoding fasciclin-2 isoform X2 → MAAQEHPAAATVAVLVLLLPLLAYAKEASLSIMPSGETQTKPIGSSIILTCNPEVDDTKLISDMQWLDPQNRVIESLKLVVLPIASTFTGHSKPSMYTELHQDNKLALFFNSLQEEQAGKYTCKATYANSVFLNKSVTIDTIVAITWDNAPLNQYPILGQDSSIQCKVHARPSPSVDWLYNGELIKTNDHYIIDTYALKIKNVQESDDGIYTCRASVLVTGELKERPIRVEVLVRPTIEELSSPVNIIEGEDANIQCKAHGKPPPKFTWVKSLTQQNLSNADRFGVDADTGVLTITNVNRDDAGEYECMATNHAGTAKTNIRVNVIVKPKIMEFLNTTVVQGKEATIVCKAFGRPPPQVMFRKHTSDKPYAMGLQPDDDRITVTNVADDMTGETVGMLTIQETLRSNDGLYECIAENTGGEARRNGHLTVEFPPSFASMSNMTVWSWEQRQVNISCTAESIPNATIRWTMHGDHPINDDAMIKQLGQGPISTLMIVPLDRRYYTTYKCIASNPHGTKEHGIELREATRPGEVMQARMVEITATTIRFDLMPPSTHPELPVRTITVQYKESLQTWTEARNKTWSVDSLYVIEGLEPQTQYEFRFAARNEVGLGNWGAQLREMTPGKTFPNEPKIIRSSTGEYELSKFNDQYQLSWLVPADNGEPIDMYEIKYCQIKYVSGDWELLENTCQTEKLKTQGRTRHYLKHLNPDTYYKVELKAHNAMGYSKPGSAKFKTARDTTVVHHKGPLISSAAIIGIVIAVLFIIIIVIDVICCCAHKTGIIYYVCERSRRKPVDEEDAKLGSLYGWRFPLPYCDQKMANVAGVTAIQDSGSGKNTIRLVKHTAIDEKEPLKEEKKITPIIDSGLRRETSITFDGKRSVSKTGFVGKDSAV, encoded by the exons CTTACGCGAAGGAAGCTTCCTTGTCGATCATGCCGAGCGGGGAGACGCAGACGAAGCCAATCGGCTCCAGCATCATCCTGACGTGCAATCCGGAGGTCGACGACACGAAACTCATCAGCGACATGCAATGGCTCGATCCGCAGAATCGTGTGATCGAGTCTCTCAA ACTCGTCGTCTTACCGATCGCAAG CACGTTTACGGGCCATTCGAAGCCATCCATGTACACGGAATTGCACCAGGATAACAAATTGGCTCTGTTCTTCAACTCTCTGCAAGAGGAGCAAGCTGGGAAGTACACGTGCAAGGCCACTTATGCTAATTCGGTATTTCTGAACAAGTCTGTGACGATCGACACCATAG TTGCGATCACATGGGACAACGCACCACTCAATCAATACCCTATTCTGGGACAAGACTCCTCTATTCAATGCAAAGTGCATGCAAGGCCTTCGCCCTCCGTTGACTGGCTGTACAACGGTGAATTAATTAAGACGAACGACCACTACATTATTGACACGTATGCGTTGAAGATCAAGAACGTCCAAGAATCTGACGACGGCATCTACACTTGTCGGGCCTCCGTACTGGTTACTGGAGAACTCAAAGAACGACCCATTCGAGTCGAG GTCCTCGTGAGACCCACGATCGAAGAGCTCTCCAGCCCCGTGAACATAATCGAAGGGGAAGACGCGAATATACAGTGCAAAGCCCACGGCAAACCGCCGCCAAAGTTCACCTGGGTGAAATCCCTGACGCAGCAGAATCTATCCAACGCGGATCGCTTCGGGGTGGACGCGGATACGGGGGTGTTGACGATCACGAACGTGAATCGCGACGATGCCGGCGAGTACGAGTGCATGGCGACCAACCACGCCGGGACGGCGAAAACGAACATAAGGGTGAACGTGATAGTGAAACCCAAGATCATGGAGTTTTTAAACACCACCGTGGTGCAGGGCAAGGAGGCGACCATCGTTTGCAAAGCTTTCGGTCGACCACCGCCCCAGGTGATGTTCAGGAAGCACACCTCCGACAAGCCCTACGCGATGGGGTTGCAACCCGACGACGACAGGATAACTGTGACCAACGTCGCCGACGACATGACCGGGGAGACCGTGGGAATGCTGACGATTCAGGAGACTCTGAGATCAAACGATGGTTTGTACGAGTGCATCGCCGAGAATACCGGCGGCGAGGCGCGCAGAAACGGTCATCTGACGGTCGAGTTCCCACCTTCGTTCGCTTCCATGTCAAACATGACCGTCTGGTCCTGGGAGCAGAGGCAAGTGAACATCAGCTGCACTGCCGAGAGCATACCCAACGCAACCATTCGCTGGACGATGCACGGCGATCATCCGATCAACGACGACGCGATGATCAAGCAGCTGGGTCAGGGACCGATCTCCACTCTGATGATCGTGCCTCTGGACAGACGGTACTACACCACCTACAAATGTATCGCCTCGAACCCTCACGGCACCAAGGAGCATGGCATCGAGCTCAGGGAGGCCACCAGGCCTGGCGAAGTGATGCAGGCGAGAATGGTCGAGATCACCGCCACTACCATCAGGTTTGATCTGATGCCACCATCCACGCACCCCGAACTACCCGTGCGAACGATCACTGTCCAGTACAAGGAGAGCTTGCAGACTTGGACGGAGGCTAGGAACAAAACATGGTCCGTTG ATTCCCTGTACGTGATCGAGGGCCTCGAGCCGCAGACCCAGTACGAGTTCCGTTTCGCGGCGAGGAACGAGGTGGGTTTGGGCAACTGGGGAGCGCAACTGCGCGAGATGACACCGGGCAAGACGTTCCCCAACGAGCCAAAGATAATAAGGTCGAGCACCGGGGAGTACGAGCTATCCAAGTTCAACGACCAATACCAGTTGTCGTGGCTGGTGCCAGCCGACAACGGCGAGCCGATCGACATGTATGAGATCAAGTATTGTCAAATAAAGTACGTGTCTGGCGATTGGGAGTTGCTGGAGAACACCTGTCAAACGGAGAAGCTGAAGACGCAGGGAAGGACGAGGCACTATTTGAAACACCTGAACCCGGACACGTACTACAAAGTGGAACTGAAGGCGCACAACGCGATGGGTTACAGCAAACCCGGATCAGCGAAGTTTAAGACTGCAAGAG ACACCACCGTGGTTCACCATAAAGGGCCCCTGATATCGAGCGCAGCCATAATCGGTATCGTGATCGCGGTACTGTTCATCATCATTATCGTCATCGACGTGATCTGCTGTTGCGCTCACAAAACAG gaattatatattatgtcTGCGAGCGGTCTCGCCGGAAACCAGTGGACGAGGAGGACGCCAAGTTGGGCAG TCTTTACGGTTGGCGGTTTCCATTGCCGTATTGCGACCAAAAAATGGCCAATGTCGCCGGGGTCACGGCCATCCAAGACTCGGGTAGTGGAAAAAATACCATTAGATTGGTCAAACACACTGCCAT AGACGAGAAGGAGCCGCtgaaggaagaaaagaagatcACACCGATAATCGACTCTGGCCTGCGTCGAGAGACATCCATCACCTTCGACGGGAAGAGGTCCGTCTCGAAGACCGGTTTCGTCGGCAAGGATTCGGCCGTTTAG